One part of the Phoenix dactylifera cultivar Barhee BC4 chromosome 4, palm_55x_up_171113_PBpolish2nd_filt_p, whole genome shotgun sequence genome encodes these proteins:
- the LOC103719345 gene encoding putative F-box/FBD/LRR-repeat protein At3g59240, giving the protein MSVGWIAGSGCGAMEIGRSRDRISELPDAILHHIFSFLPTRQLVEASILSKRWTHLWASAPSLSFSSDDFDSTADGRRRFPNFIDTVLLLRDASDISTFRLQWLGEGKDLEQADRWLRFVVKRNVKCLELQMHLYIDESLPSCIFSCQSLQVLKLEAMCGFIGLPGSVSLPKLKRLEVSYAEFLDDSLKELLSGCPLLEVLSFEHCYFTSLEICSHALKRLELYVPDDAEAVVRISAPRLLSFAYWGMVFQELTLMNLSSLTYASICLFSNSSNDDDAGDMDRYRRISNLLAGLHNVESLEFLSVAFKFLLQRRDRSQSLPIFRKLKHLRAGTSLDRDGIAAITSLLQRSPNLESLVIDQYEVPNNLCMEGGSMAPMPDSARLCHLRVVEISNFGATENELSFVKLLSSNVFSAEKVTLVPSKKTGESGDNASRWKQ; this is encoded by the exons ATGTCGGTCGGTTGGATAGCAGGAAGCGGATGTGGCGCCATGGAGATTGGAAGAAGCCGCGACAGGATCAGTGAATTGCCTGATGCCATTCTGCACCACATATTCTCGTTCCTCCCCACCCGACAACTTGTGGAGGCGAGCATCCTGTCAAAGAGGTGGACGCACCTGTGGGCGTCGGCTCCTAGCCTGTCATTCTCCTCTGATGACTTCGATTCCACCGCGGATGGTAGACGGAGGTTCCCGAACTTTATCGACactgtcctcctcctccgcgatGCGTCGGACATCTCCACGTTCCGCCTTCAATGGCTGGGGGAAGGGAAAGATTTGGAGCAAGCTGACCGATGGCTACGTTTTGTGGTGAAACGTAACGTTAAATGTCTCGAGCTTCAAATGCATCTGTACATAGATGAGAGCTTGCCGAGCTGTATCTTCAGTTGCCAGTCACTGCAGGTGCTGAAGCTGGAAGCTATGTGTGGTTTCATCGGTTTGCCTGGTTCGGTATCCCTCCCTAAGCTCAAGAGGTTGGAGGTCTCATATGCCGAATTCCTGGATGACTCATTAAAGGAGCTCCTCTCTGGATGCCCTCTCCTCGAAGTTTTATCCTTCGAGCATTGTTATTTCACTAGTTTAGAGATTTGTTCCCATGCACTTAAGAGATTAGAACTATATGTACCTGACGATGCTGAGGCCGTGGTTCGGATTTCTGCTCCAAGACTGCTGTCCTTTGCCTACTGGGGCATGGTGTTTCAAGAACTTACTCTAATGAACTTGTCTTCTTTGACGTATGCTTCTATCTGCCTTTTTTCTAATTCATCGAATGATGATGATGCTGGGGATATGGATCGCTATAGAAGAATAAGTAACTTGCTTGCAGGACTTCATAATGTTGAGTCTCTGGAATTCTTGTCTGTTGCCTTCAAG tttctcCTGCAAAGAAGAGATCGTTCGCAGAGTCTTCCCATATTTCGCAAACTTAAGCATCTGAGAGCAGGCACTTCACTTGACAGAGATGGCATTGCAGCGATAACTAGCCTGCTTCAGCGCTCGCCCAATCTGGAATCTCTGGTGATTGATCAATATGAG GTGCCAAATAATTTATGCATGGAAGGAGGATCCATGGCCCCTATGCCAGATTCGGCTCGTCTATGTCACCTTAGGGTGGTTGAGATCAGTAACTTTGGTGCAACTGAAAATGAACTCAGTTTTGTGAAATTATTGTCTAGTAACGTATTTTCAGCAGAAAAAGTTACTCTAGTTCCATCAAAGAAGACTGGAGAATCAGGAGACAATGCGAGCAGATGGAAGCAGTAA